Proteins encoded within one genomic window of Rhinolophus sinicus isolate RSC01 linkage group LG14, ASM3656204v1, whole genome shotgun sequence:
- the THEM5 gene encoding acyl-coenzyme A thioesterase THEM5, with protein sequence MIRRGFQVVARLSQHRALPGTCRILPRLNPTSAFGSTTDSLVSRFCPEKTDLKDYALPNASWCPDMLSLYQEFLEKTKADGWIKLPSFKSNRDHIQGLKLPSGLAVTSDKSDWRIFTRCIPVEGQGYEYVIFFHPSKKKSVCLFQPGPYLEGAPGFAHGGSLAALMDETFSKTAYLAGEGLFTLSLNIRFKNLIPVGSLAVLNVDVEKMEDQKLYMSCVAQSRDGQTVYAKSSGVFLQLQLEEESSP encoded by the exons ATGATCAGGAGAGGTTTCCAGGTGGTGGCAAGACTCAGCCAGCACAGAGCCCTCCCTGGTACATGCCGTATCCTGCCCAGACTCAACCCGACCTCAGCGTTCGGATCAACCACGGACTCCCTG GTCTCAAGATTCTGCCCGGAGAAGACAGACTTGAAGGATTATGCCCTTCCAAATGCCAGCTGGTGTCCAGACATGCTGAGCCTGTACCAGGAATTTCTAGAGAAGACCAAGGCCGATGGCTGGATCAAACTGCCCTCCTTCAAGTCCAACAGAGACCACATCCAAGGGCTCAAGCTCCCATCCGGGTTAGCGGTGACCTCGG ACAAAAGTGACTGGCGCATTTTCACCAGGTGCATCCCAGTGGAAGGACAAGGCTACGAGTATGTCATCTTTTTCCACCCGTCCAAGAAGAAGTCCGTCTGTCTTTTCCAACCAGGCCCTTACCTGGAGGGGGCCCCAGG GTTTGCCCACGGAGGGTCCCTGGCAGCCTTGATGGACGAGACCTTTTCTAAAACTGCCTacctggctggggaggggctgttCACACTAAGCCTGAACATCAGGTTCAAAAA CCTGATCCCCGTGGGCTCTCTGGCTGTACTAAACGTCGACGTGGAAAAGATGGAAGATCAGAAGCTCTACATGTCCTGTGTCGCCCAGAGCAGAGATGGGCAGACAGTCTACGCCAAGTCCTCAG GCGTTTTCCTTCAGCTGCAGCTGGAAGAGGAGTCGTCCCCATAA
- the THEM4 gene encoding acyl-coenzyme A thioesterase THEM4, translating into MLRSCAARLRTLGAGRGGARPPAGNPGPAQRWFSSEKLIPEDRSLPNPSWNKELRLLFEQFMKKCEDGSWTHMPSYNYKNTLSIQDFKTLIHDGKLANKQLSQAQLFTRSYEEGLGFEYVMFYNDAEKRTVCFFQGGPYLQGAPGFLHGGAISTMIDATLGTSAMIAVGIVMTANLNITFKRPIPLGSAVVINSQVDKIEGRKVFVSCNVRSADEKTVHSEATSLFIKLEPGKSLT; encoded by the exons ATGCTGAGGAGCTGCGCCGCGCGCCTGCGCACGCTCGGGGCCGGGCGGGGCGGCGCGCGCCCACCGGCTGGAAACCCGGGGCCCGCGCAG AGGTGGTTTTCTTCGGAGAAGCTCATTCCGGAGGACCGCTCGCTCCCCAACCCCAGCTGGAACAAGGAGTTAAGGCTCCTCTTTGAGCAGTTCATGAAGAAATGTGAAGATGGCTCCTGGACACATATGCCTTCCTATAACTACAAAAATACTCTAAGTATTCAAGACTTCAAAACTCTTATTCATG ACGGAAAGCTTGCAAATAAACAATTGTCACAAGCCCAGCTCTTCACCAGAAGCTACGAGGAAGGCTTGGGCTTTGAGTATGTGATGTTTTATAACGATGCTGAGAAAAGGACAGTTTGCTTTTTCCAAGGAGGTCCTTACCTGCAAGGAGCACCTGG ATTCCTTCATGGAGGGGCCATTTCCACCATGATTGATGCTACGCTCGGCACGTCTGCCATGATAGCTGTGGGAATTGTCATGACTGCCAACCTCAACATCACTTTTAAAAG ACCTATCCCCCTTGGTTCTGCCGTTGTGATAAATAGCCAAGTTGATAAAATTGAAGGAAGGAAAGTGTTTGTTTCCTGTAATGTTCGAAGCGCTGATGAGAAGACCGTACACTCAGAGGCAACAA GCTTATTTATAAAGCTGGAGCCTGGAAAAAGTTTGACATAG